The following proteins are co-located in the Polymorphospora rubra genome:
- a CDS encoding zinc-binding dehydrogenase, with protein MTRGPAATVRRTAVVERHGAPHTVRIRTDEVPEPGPGQVRVRVLAAGIARADTQMRAGSYPGRIPRPPFVTGWDLAGTVEAVGDAVAATWLGQPVVALVLRGAHASHVRVPAADLVALPAGVDPALAASLPLNYLTAYGLLHHAGRAGPCDRILVHGAAGAVGTALLDLARRLGVDAAGTAAVRDRDLVTSYGARFLDREGTTLPTGRFDVALDPLGGDSLVRSWRALRRGGRLVSYGFAAHLHDPRRRLLALRDLLRLRTWPLRPGGRRTTFYRLSRAARRDPRSINQALASLVADLADGRLNPVIAARFALDDATDAHRLLERGGVRGKVLLIP; from the coding sequence GTGACACGCGGGCCCGCCGCGACGGTCCGGCGCACCGCCGTCGTCGAACGGCACGGCGCCCCGCACACCGTCCGGATCAGAACGGACGAGGTGCCGGAGCCCGGCCCCGGCCAGGTCCGGGTCCGGGTGCTGGCCGCCGGCATCGCCCGGGCCGACACCCAGATGCGGGCCGGCAGCTATCCCGGCCGCATCCCACGCCCACCGTTCGTCACCGGCTGGGACCTCGCCGGCACGGTCGAGGCGGTCGGGGACGCGGTGGCGGCCACCTGGCTCGGACAGCCGGTCGTCGCGCTCGTGCTCCGCGGCGCCCACGCCAGCCACGTCCGCGTACCGGCCGCCGACCTCGTCGCGCTGCCCGCCGGCGTCGACCCGGCGCTGGCCGCCAGCCTGCCGCTGAACTACCTGACCGCGTACGGGCTGCTGCACCACGCCGGCCGGGCCGGCCCCTGCGACCGGATCCTCGTGCACGGTGCGGCCGGCGCGGTCGGCACCGCCCTGCTCGACCTGGCCCGCCGGCTCGGCGTCGACGCCGCCGGCACCGCCGCCGTCCGCGACCGGGACCTGGTCACGTCGTACGGCGCCCGGTTCCTCGACCGCGAAGGCACCACCCTGCCCACCGGCAGGTTCGACGTCGCCCTCGACCCGCTCGGTGGCGACAGTCTGGTCCGGTCGTGGCGGGCGCTGCGGCGCGGCGGACGCCTGGTGTCGTACGGCTTCGCCGCACACCTGCACGACCCGCGCCGCCGGCTCCTGGCCCTGCGCGACCTGCTGCGGCTGCGGACCTGGCCGCTACGTCCCGGTGGCCGGCGGACGACGTTCTACCGGCTCAGCCGGGCGGCGCGCCGGGATCCACGATCGATCAACCAGGCGCTGGCGAGCCTGGTGGCCGACCTCGCCGACGGTCGTCTGAACCCGGTGATCGCCGCACGGTTCGCCCTCGACGACGCCACGGACGCGCACCGCCTGCTGGAGCGGGGCGGGGTACGCGGCAAGGTACTACTGATCCCCTGA
- a CDS encoding sigma factor-like helix-turn-helix DNA-binding protein, whose protein sequence is MTTVAAELNVRIDDQRHTLLPGQALTFGRDASCTVRLDATDLGISRTAGRVYHDGGWQVTNLSRKRTLHLVDAYGFATPLPVAAAGWPSSSRAVDHPHTTVLVAGQAWTYALVLTPAAAPEQPTVPAPVDPHSTRNQMAALTPRQRAVLVAMARGYLRPYPHYDPRPRTYNEVAERLGLTRTQVVRRVERVREQLVAAGVLGLEGEGDARRPLCEWLLAMRVIGAADLDRPADPDPAHDGADAP, encoded by the coding sequence GTGACGACGGTGGCCGCCGAACTGAACGTACGGATCGACGACCAGCGGCACACCCTGTTGCCGGGGCAGGCGCTGACCTTCGGGCGGGACGCCTCCTGCACCGTCCGGCTCGACGCCACCGACCTCGGCATCAGCCGTACCGCCGGGCGGGTGTACCACGACGGGGGCTGGCAGGTCACCAACCTGAGCCGGAAACGGACCCTGCACCTCGTCGACGCGTACGGCTTCGCGACCCCGCTGCCGGTCGCCGCCGCCGGCTGGCCGTCCAGCTCCCGCGCCGTTGACCATCCACACACGACGGTGCTGGTGGCCGGGCAGGCGTGGACGTACGCGCTGGTGCTGACCCCGGCGGCGGCGCCGGAACAGCCGACCGTGCCGGCCCCCGTCGACCCGCACAGCACCCGTAACCAGATGGCGGCGCTCACCCCGCGCCAGCGGGCCGTGCTGGTGGCGATGGCCCGCGGCTACCTGCGCCCCTACCCGCACTACGACCCGCGCCCGCGCACCTACAACGAGGTCGCCGAACGCCTCGGCCTGACCCGCACCCAGGTCGTCCGCCGGGTCGAACGGGTACGCGAGCAGCTCGTCGCCGCCGGCGTACTCGGTCTGGAGGGCGAGGGCGACGCCCGGCGTCCGTTGTGCGAATGGCTGCTCGCCATGCGTGTCATCGGCGCCGCCGACCTCGACCGGCCCGCCGATCCCGACCCGGCGCACGACGGGGCGGACGCCCCGTGA
- a CDS encoding M14 family zinc carboxypeptidase, translating into MRRSLPPQSTSRVKRHLVVAAAALVGVPGAAAVLTTPAFAQPLESHCGNETGNGPVSGFISHAELKRSLEQIEATSGGKVSVDVAGYSNQGREIWSARVGEGDTVVYVQSQIHGNEMHGTAAALDILKTLGNNSKRSAEIREAVTVVVVPKLNADGSELDIRQNARTWTDVVADFPQLAGASPSWNYNTRVGGFDVNRDFNPNLDYVPQAADFPGNSASVGWYITPEAQTSRNVYRALEQEFGTVDVFVDLHNQGACYTGEGMDDYTTLSISGRFISNPAQHGNWPKFNYDASRRINVAVYDALQSGNSPQSKVTLYPQNTNLPGTALGSFALRGSATILFETRGQTQSWGQKQHGMLTKQLVTGMTGILDSIADGTLDGIDPARYDAIPERMNIPRT; encoded by the coding sequence GTGCGTCGTTCCCTGCCGCCACAGTCAACGAGCCGCGTCAAGCGCCACCTTGTGGTGGCCGCCGCGGCGCTGGTAGGCGTCCCCGGCGCCGCCGCCGTGCTCACCACTCCGGCTTTTGCCCAACCCCTCGAGTCGCATTGCGGGAACGAGACCGGCAACGGGCCGGTTTCCGGCTTCATCAGCCACGCGGAACTGAAGCGGAGCCTCGAACAGATCGAGGCGACGAGCGGTGGCAAGGTCAGCGTCGACGTCGCCGGATACTCGAACCAGGGCCGCGAAATCTGGTCCGCGAGAGTAGGCGAGGGCGACACCGTCGTCTACGTCCAGAGCCAGATCCACGGCAACGAAATGCACGGCACCGCGGCCGCGCTCGACATTCTCAAGACCCTCGGCAACAACTCCAAGCGGTCCGCCGAGATCCGCGAGGCGGTGACCGTCGTCGTCGTACCCAAGCTCAACGCCGACGGCAGCGAGCTCGACATCCGGCAGAACGCCCGGACCTGGACCGACGTCGTCGCCGACTTCCCGCAGCTCGCGGGCGCGTCGCCGTCGTGGAACTACAACACGCGGGTCGGCGGCTTCGACGTCAACCGCGACTTCAACCCCAACCTCGACTACGTGCCGCAGGCCGCCGACTTCCCGGGCAACAGCGCCTCCGTCGGCTGGTACATCACGCCGGAGGCGCAGACCTCCCGCAACGTGTACCGGGCGCTGGAGCAGGAGTTCGGCACCGTCGACGTCTTCGTCGACCTGCACAACCAGGGCGCCTGCTACACCGGTGAGGGCATGGACGACTACACCACCCTGTCCATCTCCGGCCGCTTCATCTCCAACCCCGCCCAGCACGGCAACTGGCCCAAGTTCAACTACGACGCGTCGCGCCGGATCAACGTCGCCGTGTACGACGCGCTCCAGTCGGGCAACTCGCCGCAGAGCAAGGTGACCCTCTACCCGCAGAACACGAACCTGCCCGGCACCGCGCTCGGCTCGTTCGCCCTGCGTGGCAGCGCGACCATCCTGTTCGAGACGCGCGGCCAGACCCAGTCCTGGGGCCAGAAGCAGCACGGCATGCTGACCAAGCAGCTGGTGACCGGCATGACCGGCATCCTGGACTCCATCGCCGACGGAACCCTGGACGGCATCGACCCGGCCCGCTACGACGCGATCCCCGAGCGGATGAACATCCCCCGGACCTGA
- a CDS encoding serine/threonine protein kinase: MPEGTTYFFVGPPEEPDKYRLLRQVGGGGEAELWQADVALGAEREKVAVKVLRAAHEDRAAWRSRWVEQTDLLRLIRHPGVVGVHAAFEGARMHHAGAADPTETALYLVMNWIEGTDLRDWPARQSGPPAAVFTCLTQIADVLDWLHSGKATPSQRPVVHGDISPANVIVNRDGQAVLVDFGLFRMSSHVTNLPAGTQGYIAPEVLRDGAYSPASDRYAFGGLAYFLLTGAHPPATADARAAGLHAVFGPTPLLDHALRIFADDPAARPAAGEWVRNLRAQTSTTNVSQSGLPPIRPGSASYGFPGPGPVPAGVGPGNDRRPRPWWLAAAGAALALVLVAGTVGVVGLLSDGSAGRPDARGAANPTTSADGTPDATAGSPSEQAPQTEPGGDSAGGSDPAGQPGKVLLISLPARYGPDTGPVDIDGTQYPSSIYEECDLDTEYHLGRGYSLLESGIGLSDVSDTGASATFTVYVDQVERASVTVRLSEIKTIKVDVTNGVRLRLYAEIPDAYRDYIGCGATPAFADPTLSR, encoded by the coding sequence ATGCCCGAAGGCACCACCTACTTCTTCGTCGGCCCTCCTGAGGAGCCGGACAAATATCGCCTGTTGCGGCAGGTCGGCGGTGGCGGTGAGGCGGAACTCTGGCAGGCCGACGTGGCGCTGGGCGCCGAGCGGGAGAAGGTCGCGGTCAAGGTGCTCCGCGCGGCCCACGAGGACCGGGCCGCCTGGCGCAGCCGGTGGGTCGAGCAGACCGACCTGTTGCGGCTGATCCGGCACCCGGGCGTCGTCGGCGTACACGCCGCCTTCGAGGGGGCGCGGATGCACCACGCCGGTGCGGCCGATCCCACCGAAACAGCCCTCTACCTGGTGATGAACTGGATCGAGGGCACCGACCTGCGGGACTGGCCGGCCCGGCAGTCCGGCCCGCCGGCGGCCGTCTTCACCTGCCTCACCCAGATTGCCGACGTACTCGACTGGCTGCACTCCGGAAAGGCCACCCCGTCGCAGCGGCCGGTCGTCCACGGCGACATCAGCCCCGCCAACGTCATCGTCAACCGGGACGGGCAGGCCGTGCTCGTCGACTTCGGACTGTTCCGGATGAGCAGCCACGTCACCAACCTGCCGGCCGGCACCCAGGGCTACATCGCACCCGAGGTGCTCCGCGACGGCGCCTACAGCCCAGCCTCCGACCGCTACGCCTTCGGCGGCCTGGCCTACTTCCTGCTGACCGGCGCGCACCCGCCCGCCACGGCCGACGCCCGCGCCGCCGGTCTGCACGCCGTGTTCGGCCCGACCCCGCTGCTCGACCACGCGCTGCGGATCTTCGCCGACGACCCGGCCGCCCGGCCGGCGGCCGGGGAATGGGTACGCAACCTGCGGGCGCAGACCTCGACGACCAACGTGTCCCAGTCCGGCCTTCCGCCGATCCGGCCGGGATCGGCATCGTACGGCTTTCCCGGGCCCGGCCCGGTGCCCGCCGGCGTCGGACCCGGGAACGACCGCCGACCGAGGCCGTGGTGGCTGGCAGCGGCCGGCGCCGCGCTCGCCCTGGTCCTGGTTGCCGGCACGGTGGGCGTGGTGGGCCTGCTGTCCGATGGCTCAGCCGGCCGTCCGGACGCCCGGGGGGCGGCCAACCCCACCACCTCGGCGGACGGCACCCCCGATGCCACCGCGGGTTCCCCGAGCGAGCAGGCGCCGCAGACCGAACCCGGCGGCGACTCCGCGGGGGGTTCGGATCCGGCCGGCCAGCCCGGGAAGGTTCTGCTCATCTCGCTGCCGGCAAGGTACGGCCCGGACACCGGCCCGGTGGACATCGACGGCACGCAGTATCCGTCGAGCATCTACGAGGAATGCGACCTCGACACCGAGTACCACCTCGGTCGCGGTTACTCGCTGCTGGAGAGCGGGATCGGGCTCAGCGACGTCTCGGACACCGGGGCCTCGGCGACGTTCACCGTCTACGTCGACCAGGTGGAGCGGGCCAGCGTCACGGTTCGGCTGAGCGAGATCAAGACGATCAAGGTCGACGTCACCAACGGCGTGCGGCTGAGACTCTATGCGGAGATCCCCGACGCCTACCGCGACTACATCGGGTGTGGAGCGACTCCGGCGTTCGCCGACCCGACGCTGAGCAGGTGA
- a CDS encoding TetR/AcrR family transcriptional regulator, translating to MSRTRPLTPELIAAAALEVGDREGAKAMSMRRIAAELGCDPMALYRHFADRDALLDAVADLALNDVPDPDPAAGWEDRLRHLAGGIRSAALAHPGIAAHIAGRPPLHGNGRRLALAMITALVDAGLSPTQAIRTAQALVAYLSAALAMAVRVGGDGRDERWHHVNRALSESAGQPVGDALPPTGSEEQFSYGLRLLLAGIRAEAHDGRPRQHGVTTAGGG from the coding sequence ATGTCGAGGACGAGGCCACTGACCCCCGAGCTGATCGCCGCGGCAGCCCTGGAGGTCGGTGACCGCGAGGGCGCCAAGGCCATGAGCATGCGCCGGATCGCCGCCGAACTCGGCTGCGACCCGATGGCGCTCTACCGGCACTTCGCCGACCGCGACGCGCTGCTCGACGCCGTCGCCGACCTCGCCCTGAACGACGTACCCGACCCCGACCCGGCCGCCGGCTGGGAGGACCGGCTGCGTCACCTCGCCGGTGGCATCCGGTCGGCCGCCCTGGCCCACCCCGGCATCGCCGCCCACATCGCGGGCCGGCCACCCCTGCACGGCAACGGCCGGCGGCTCGCCCTCGCGATGATCACCGCTCTGGTGGACGCCGGGCTGTCCCCGACCCAGGCCATCCGCACCGCGCAGGCCCTGGTCGCCTACCTCAGCGCCGCACTGGCGATGGCGGTCCGCGTCGGCGGTGACGGCCGCGACGAACGCTGGCACCACGTCAACCGGGCACTGTCCGAATCGGCCGGCCAGCCGGTGGGTGACGCCCTGCCGCCGACCGGTTCCGAGGAACAGTTCAGCTACGGCCTTCGGCTGCTCCTCGCCGGCATCCGCGCCGAGGCACACGACGGTCGACCGCGGCAGCACGGTGTCACGACCGCCGGGGGAGGGTAG
- a CDS encoding M14 family zinc carboxypeptidase has protein sequence MVASPTAASGNPLTRVPALNAAEPNQVQDLTVTQGYGFATLAWTHVDGATDYQIERTPVGADDVPTGNPVITGLWRPNRQVNNESPTFADAGFNPGLRFQWRVRARFGTTEQPYSVPVSGTTQASWGDPNVPGESLRTQWETTQAAQYTSDVNEYAYTAAIDELSDRMRVVEIGRTILDRPINMMVFGYPTPPTTPEAIAATSPVLINCNVHGNEPGDREACLILARQLAFSQDPGTLDVLSNSTVLIVPTINGDGRAANTRGNNAGQDLNRDYSLVRQPETLAFVKMLQEYRPVAGYDGHEYGNSGTGDLPMLPPRHQNVAREIFDESMNMIEGHMYEQGATDGWWACPYGCTGASVGLGEETILRNTLGLKNVVNSLLELRSSGGATRPDEGNTSNNRRRKGYSALWTFTQFLDYHRANHGAIREARGEAIKLQSGNTGRIVFRGSHEVPAHPAPHPGETPPPVDAPRAELILDNAPCAYRLTEEQYNGERTDGAAGHRTTVAQRLAAHGWRVVKVGDGYFVPLTQPERGLIPLLLDGTGVERLVAGERVYPTLTGRHNGPLRVSGFACVADANVNGPVNVQPGAVLVASGSSFNGPITAAGSAGLFMSGNTVHGPIQVTNVTDAVSLINNRVNGPVNLVGNPAGGNAPFVAANTIQGPLNCAQNTRVPTNLELSNSVAGPRSGQCAGI, from the coding sequence GTGGTCGCCTCACCAACCGCCGCCTCGGGCAACCCGTTGACCCGGGTGCCCGCCCTCAACGCCGCGGAACCGAACCAGGTCCAGGACCTCACGGTCACCCAGGGGTACGGCTTCGCCACCCTGGCCTGGACCCATGTCGACGGCGCCACCGACTACCAGATCGAGCGCACGCCGGTGGGCGCGGACGACGTGCCGACCGGCAACCCCGTCATCACCGGGCTCTGGCGCCCCAACCGCCAGGTCAACAACGAGTCGCCGACCTTCGCCGACGCCGGATTCAACCCGGGTCTGCGGTTCCAGTGGCGGGTGCGGGCCCGGTTCGGCACCACCGAGCAGCCGTACTCGGTCCCGGTCTCCGGCACCACCCAGGCCTCCTGGGGCGACCCGAACGTGCCCGGCGAGAGCCTGCGTACCCAGTGGGAGACCACCCAGGCCGCCCAGTACACCAGCGACGTCAACGAGTACGCCTACACCGCCGCCATCGACGAGCTGAGCGACCGGATGCGGGTGGTGGAGATCGGGCGCACCATCCTCGACCGTCCGATCAACATGATGGTCTTCGGCTACCCGACCCCGCCGACCACGCCCGAGGCGATCGCGGCGACCTCGCCCGTGTTGATCAACTGCAACGTGCACGGCAACGAGCCGGGTGACCGGGAGGCCTGCCTGATCCTGGCCCGGCAGCTGGCGTTCAGCCAGGACCCCGGCACGCTCGACGTGCTCTCCAACTCGACGGTGCTCATCGTCCCGACCATCAACGGCGACGGCCGGGCCGCCAACACCCGGGGCAACAACGCGGGGCAGGACCTGAACCGCGACTACTCCCTGGTCCGTCAGCCGGAGACGCTCGCGTTCGTCAAGATGCTCCAGGAGTACCGGCCGGTGGCCGGCTACGACGGTCACGAGTACGGCAACAGCGGCACCGGTGACCTGCCGATGCTTCCGCCGCGGCACCAGAACGTGGCCCGGGAGATCTTCGACGAGTCGATGAACATGATCGAAGGCCACATGTACGAGCAGGGCGCCACCGACGGCTGGTGGGCCTGCCCGTACGGCTGCACCGGCGCCAGCGTGGGCCTGGGCGAGGAGACCATCCTCCGCAACACCTTGGGTCTGAAGAACGTGGTCAACTCCCTGCTCGAGCTGCGCAGCTCCGGTGGGGCCACCCGGCCGGACGAGGGCAACACCTCGAACAACCGCCGCCGCAAGGGCTACTCCGCACTGTGGACCTTCACCCAGTTCCTCGACTACCACCGGGCCAACCACGGCGCGATCCGGGAGGCGCGGGGCGAGGCGATCAAGCTGCAGAGCGGGAACACCGGACGGATCGTCTTCCGGGGCTCGCACGAGGTTCCCGCCCACCCGGCGCCGCACCCGGGCGAGACCCCGCCGCCGGTGGACGCACCGCGGGCGGAGTTGATCCTCGACAACGCGCCGTGCGCGTACCGGCTCACCGAGGAGCAGTACAACGGTGAGCGCACCGACGGCGCGGCCGGGCATCGTACGACGGTGGCCCAGCGGCTCGCGGCCCACGGCTGGCGGGTCGTCAAGGTCGGCGACGGCTACTTCGTTCCGCTGACCCAGCCCGAGCGGGGCCTGATCCCCCTGCTGCTGGACGGAACCGGTGTCGAGCGGCTGGTCGCCGGTGAGCGGGTCTACCCGACCCTGACCGGCCGGCACAACGGGCCGCTGCGGGTGAGCGGCTTCGCCTGTGTCGCGGACGCCAACGTCAACGGACCGGTCAACGTGCAGCCGGGCGCCGTCCTGGTCGCCAGCGGCTCGTCCTTCAACGGTCCCATCACCGCCGCCGGGTCCGCGGGCCTGTTCATGTCCGGCAACACCGTGCACGGCCCGATCCAGGTCACCAACGTGACGGACGCGGTCTCCCTGATCAACAACCGGGTCAACGGTCCGGTCAACCTGGTCGGGAACCCCGCCGGTGGCAACGCCCCGTTCGTGGCGGCGAACACCATCCAGGGTCCGCTGAACTGCGCGCAGAACACCCGGGTGCCGACCAACCTGGAGTTGTCGAACTCGGTCGCCGGACCCAGGTCCGGCCAGTGCGCGGGTATCTAG
- a CDS encoding fasciclin domain-containing protein, with amino-acid sequence MESLVISSARRPGPAARARGVAASLLCLVVLAGCTGKGDDSSPAPAGAAAPASHIVTGPLCEALPAGTEPGNPAALTGEPVDVALQWITVLTTFEAAVRASGLATELRGREGLTILAPTDDAFLRKFSAANWDELILSRTDDLRELLNAHLVDGSHSLADLVAAGDITTLDGTEVTVAPDGPMARIAGDAQTLCVDYLATNARIHIINKVLGDLPTTAHEDDHIGH; translated from the coding sequence ATGGAGAGCCTTGTGATCAGTTCAGCCCGGCGCCCCGGTCCTGCCGCCCGTGCCCGCGGCGTCGCCGCCTCCCTGCTCTGTCTGGTGGTCCTCGCCGGTTGCACGGGCAAGGGCGACGATTCGTCCCCGGCCCCGGCCGGCGCGGCGGCACCCGCCAGCCACATCGTCACCGGGCCCCTCTGCGAGGCCCTGCCGGCGGGCACCGAGCCGGGGAACCCGGCCGCCCTGACCGGCGAGCCGGTCGACGTGGCCCTGCAGTGGATCACCGTACTCACCACCTTCGAGGCGGCCGTGCGGGCCTCCGGACTCGCGACCGAGCTGCGGGGAAGGGAGGGGCTGACCATCCTGGCCCCGACCGACGACGCGTTCCTCCGGAAGTTCTCCGCGGCGAACTGGGACGAACTGATCCTCAGTCGTACCGACGACCTGCGCGAACTGCTCAACGCGCACCTGGTCGACGGCTCCCACTCCCTCGCCGACCTCGTGGCCGCCGGTGACATCACCACCCTCGACGGCACCGAGGTCACGGTGGCGCCGGACGGTCCCATGGCCCGGATCGCCGGGGACGCCCAGACCCTGTGCGTGGACTACCTGGCCACGAACGCCCGGATCCACATCATCAACAAGGTCCTCGGCGACCTGCCCACCACGGCCCACGAGGACGACCACATCGGCCACTGA